In a single window of the Desulfuribacillus alkaliarsenatis genome:
- the greA gene encoding transcription elongation factor GreA — translation MTEKEVILTPDGLKKLEDELEQLKSVKRREVAERIKVAISYGDISENSEYEDAKNEQAFIEGRIITLEKMLRNAKIINNDDVDVNLVSVGSTVIVKDLEFGDDLEYKIVGSAESDPLAQKISNESPLGKALLGKSKGDTIEVSAPAGIIKYEILDIKK, via the coding sequence ATGACGGAAAAAGAAGTAATTTTAACACCAGATGGACTAAAGAAATTAGAAGATGAGCTAGAGCAGCTTAAATCAGTGAAGCGCAGAGAAGTAGCAGAGAGGATTAAAGTAGCGATTAGCTATGGCGATATAAGTGAGAACTCAGAATACGAAGATGCTAAAAATGAGCAAGCATTTATTGAAGGTAGAATCATTACTTTAGAAAAGATGTTACGCAATGCTAAAATCATTAATAACGATGATGTAGACGTTAATCTAGTTAGTGTTGGTTCAACGGTAATAGTTAAGGATTTAGAGTTCGGTGATGATTTAGAATATAAAATTGTCGGCTCTGCTGAAAGTGATCCACTAGCGCAGAAAATATCAAACGAGTCGCCTTTAGGTAAAGCTTTACTAGGTAAGTCTAAAGGAGACACAATTGAGGTATCAGCTCCAGCTGGGATAATAAAATATGAAATTCTAGATATCAAAAAATAA